Proteins co-encoded in one Bombus pyrosoma isolate SC7728 linkage group LG4, ASM1482585v1, whole genome shotgun sequence genomic window:
- the LOC122566725 gene encoding uncharacterized protein LOC122566725: MATSGSNKKPRVVILGGCGFIGRNLVEYLLDNDLVSFIRVVDKVPPQTAWLNTKHQQLFEHPLLEFKSANLINTVSCQNAFLSDNPINFVINCAGETKSSQTDPVYKEGIYKLSMNCAQQAAKLQVDRYVEISSGNFSTSDKNSLKEEDAGEPWTFVAKYKLQVENDLKIIPNLNFTILRPAIVYGCGDRNGLAPRLVVGAVYKHLGEMMKLLWGPDLHMNTVHVRDVARAIWHVVNRPETVGQTYNVVDEGDSTQGSISAIVSELFNINHDYWGTALSTLAKTDMSSVVEEVNDKHMGPWAEACNKDGVENSPLSPYIDQELLYNKHLYLQAGKLSSIGFTYLYPKLTKDALKEVLDDYVNMKIFPHSLVL, encoded by the exons ATGGCAACGTCTGGTTCTAATAAAAAGCCAAGAGTAGTAATTTTAGGAG GATGCGGTTTCATAGGACGTAATCTCGTGGAATATCTACTGGATAACGATCTTGTGTCCTTTATACGTGTTGTGGATAAGGTGCCGCCGCAAACTGCTTGGCTGAATACTAAACATCAGCAATTATTCGAGCATCCTTTGCTCGAATTTAAGAGCGCAAATTTAATCAACACTG taTCTTGTCaaaatgcatttttatctGACAATCcgattaattttgtaatcaaTTGTGCTGGAGAAACAAAGAGCAGTCAAACAGATCCTGTATATAAAGAAGGAATTTATAAGTTGAGTATGAATTGTGCTCAACAAGCTGCAAAATTACAAGTTGatcgttatgtagaaatatcTTCTGGTAATTTTAGTACCTCTGACAAA aatTCTCTCAAAGAAGAAGATGCTGGAGAACCATGGACATTTGTTGCAAAGTATAAGTTACAAGTAGagaacgatttaaaaataataccaaATTTAAACTTTACAATCCTTAGACCAGCCATAGTATATGGCTGTGGTGATAGAAATGGATtag CACCACGTTTAGTGGTAGGAGCTGTTTATAAACATTTGGGAGAAATGATGAAGTTACTTTGGGGACCAGATCTTCACATGAACACAGTTCATGTGAGGGATGTAGCCAGGGCTATTTGGCATGTAGTAAATAGGCCAGAAACTGTAGGtcaaacatataacgttgttgACGAAGGTGATTCAACTCAAGGATCAATCAGTGCTATAGtttcagaattatttaatatcaatcATGATTATTGGGGTACTGCACTATCTACACTAGCCAAA aCAGATATGAGTTCTGTTGTTGAAGAAGTTAATGACAAACATATGGGACCTTGGGCAGAAGCTTGCAATAAAGATGGAGTGGAAAATAGTCCTCTGTCTCCATACATAGATCAAGAACTTCTTTACAATAAACATTTGTATCTACAGGCAGGAAAATTATCAAGTATTGGGTTTACATATCTTTATCCAAAACTCACAAAAGATGCTTTAAAAGag gtTCTTGATGATTATGTAAACATGAAGATATTTCCACATTCCTTGGTTTTATGA
- the LOC122566712 gene encoding protogenin-like isoform X2, with protein MAARVLLLSILFTEVLKPAYAAGVKEIGTGLHNKNVSKSESFNISPTKSSGITLEIQPSGHVILGKKGVTLTCITGPNQNISWLHNGIPAPPCGIARCTILKNGSLHLHKMVQKFKEKNSTTVNFKDYYKDEYRCVTRTNLGLLRSSPTFIHIAELAHVFKKSPENITVQEGEIARLSCLIDSVPFPPNITWQHNEKILLPNQSNLNSKYIMVPPGVLYIKATKLSDAGSYRCIVNNEFLKKTKKSKEAKLTVISRPEGNGSHIPPLLFPQISYNHWLLNGSNLSLVCAASGYPPPLMMWSFIPRYTGNHNVAQPRILLNSSIGINILSLVNVSASNAGVYVCSVKNFVTNNVKIQNVTVDILIPPSFVKIPTNQVCPNGRTARFECQAQGLPVPKIYWLKDSLNITINGRRTIYTKEFNKMELAISATVPSDSGIYQCVAVNSVGEIWAAGRLQVNTSRNSPAAPTSLKCRALSPVKIFISWEPPKSLSHSSIKAYTVHYSPVGGKEEVSPPEPGNSTSVEVTKLLEPYTNYSFYIRVWNNYGPSDQSATILCSTAPSVPKGAPKVNANILSSTKLNVSWEPLPKKESRGVVVQYKLQLRLHEHPSSRVLHLPADVDSYVFSDLIPGAQYDLRVLARTKQGWPNVSESQLEWITVTMPPAESNQFIIKNVVDVQVLIINASIVKMKWKINVRENNIIETEFDLWQIYCENQSGHKLATIFLPQNVTEYVFTNLDVNVSYTMGLCMISSGETTGCLTKQIHTIQLDTNNVPMALEAIPVSPTSINVTWSLNGVHEVNSFELCYHAIHVANSDGPKCFILNDTKANIDKLKPFTLYQFKVRAIQNNTNQSNFYSESVECYTNEDIPGKVEEVQWFLVNNTKVRIAWKEPSNINGIIQNYFVIYTMDLTDSATAWRNVTVLGNKTSTTLPGLTPGKRYFVMVQAMTKAGYGKPSDPIIIITGGSSKVPSPPDEQKPPQNTKPDQSLGVILGVSISIGFITICLCSIYCRKKCENARILRESAQSTKGRASVRNGNRCCADQSSTSVSQQMNTRITPNEIELAVLCPTSPITTNPHLDTKGGKSNGILESCVKEPLLPSWEINGEPKDIHITKNCQYKTMDSVVLSTQKQEQEPEQDLDGTQLTVVNCTLGSSNSSLNNNSGCPDGDTSLPKPICISVPALGPNG; from the exons ATGGCGGCGCGAGTACTTTTACTGAGCATCTTGTTTACAGAAGTGCTAAAGCCCGCTTATGCCGCAG GTGTCAAAGAAATTGGAACTGGTCTACATAACAAAAACGTGTCAAAATCAGAAAGTTTCAACATTAGCCCAACCAAAAGTTCTGGCATAACATTAGAAATTCAACCCAGTGGTCATGTGATATTAGGAAAAAAAGGAGTTACACTTACTTGTATAACTGGAccaaatcaaaatatttcttggtTACACAATGGAATACCTGCACCACCATGTGGTATTGCACGTTGTACTATTCTCAAGAATGGTTCTCTTCACTTACATAAG aTGGTGCaaaagtttaaagaaaaaaactcTACTACAGTTAACTTTAAAGATTATTACAAAGATGAATATCGTTGTGTAACACGTACTAATTTAGGGCTTCTACGATCATCTCCTACATTTATTCACATAGCAG aaCTTGCCCATGTATTTAAAAAGTCACCAGAAAATATAACTGTACAAGAAGGTGAAATTGCAAGATTATCTTGTTTAATAGATAGTGTTCCTTTTCCTCCTAATATCACATGGCAgcataatgaaaaaatattgttgcCCAATCAGAGTAATTTAAA TAGTAAGTATATAATGGTACCACCAGGTGTTCTGTATATAAAAGCAACGAAGTTATCAGATGCTGGTTCATATAG ATGCATAGTAAATAATGAATTCCTAAAGAAAACCAAAAAAAGTAAGGAAGCaaaattaactgttatttcacGACCAGAGGGTAATGGATCACATATACCACCATTGTTATTTCCACAAATTTCATACAATCATTGGTTGTTAAATGGATCGAATCTTAGTTTAGTATGTGCTGCATCTGGATATCCACCGCCACTTATGATGTGGTCATTTATTCCTCGCTATACTG gTAATCATAATGTTGCACAACCTCGCATTTTGCTTAATTCTAGTATTGGTATTAACATATTGTCACTAGTAAATGTGAGTGCATCTAATGCAGGAGTTTATGTATGTTCTGTAAAGAACTTTGTTACAAATAATGTGAAGATTCAA AATGTAACAGTGGATATATTAATACCACCATCATTTGTGAAGATACCTACAAATCAAGTATGTCCAAATGGGAGAACCGCAAGATTTGAATGTCAAGCACAAGGGTTACCTGTGCCTAAAATATACTGGTTAAAAGATTCATtgaatataacaattaatG GACGTAGGACTATatatacaaaagaatttaataagatGGAACTTGCAATATCAGCAACAGTTCCATCTGATTCTGGTATTTATCAATGTGTTGCTGTAAATTCTGTGGGAGAAATTTGGGCCGCAGGTCGGCTTCAAGTAAACACATCTCGTAATAGTCCTGCTGCACCTACCTCTTTaaaatgtcgtgctctgtcacccgttaaaatttttatttcctggGAACCACCAAAGTCTCTATCACATAGCAGTATTAAAGCTTATACCGTCCATTATAGTCCCGTAG GAGGCAAAGAAGAAGTTTCTCCACCTGAACCGGGCAATTCTACGTCAGTAGAAGTGACGAAGCTTCTTGAACCATATACTAATTATTCCTTCTACATACGAGTGTGGAACAATTATGGTCCTAGCGATCAATCAGCCACCATTTTGTGTTCTACAGCCCCAAGTG TTCCTAAAGGTGCACCAAAAGTAAACGCGAATATACTTAGTAGTACAAAGTTAAATGTATCATGGGAGCCATTACCTAAAAAGGAGTCTCGTGGTGTTGTGgtacaatataaattacagtTGAGACTGCATGAACATCCATCTTCTCGGGTTCTTCATTTACCCGCTGACGTGGATTCTTATGTATTTTCTG ATTTAATACCTGGAGCACAATACGACCTACGAGTACTAGCCAGAACAAAACAAGGTTGGCCTAACGTGAGCGAATCGCAATTGGAGTGGATTACTGTAACTATGCCACCAGCTGAATCtaatcaatttattatcaaaaatgtTGTGGATGTAcaagtattaataataaatgcttCAATTGTAAAG atgaaatggaaaataaatgttaGGGAAAATAACATAATTGAAACGGAATTTGATCTTTGGCAAATTTATTGTGAAAATCAAAGTGGACATAAATTAGCAACTATTTTTTTACCACAAAATGTTACAGAATATGTATTTACTAATCTTG ATGTAAATGTTTCTTATACAATGGGCTTATGTATGATAAGTTCTGGTGAAACAACAGGCTGTTTAACAAAACAAATACATACTATTCAACTTGATACAA aTAATGTACCAATGGCCTTGGAAGCAATTCCTGTTTCACCTACTTCCATAAATGTTACATGGTCCTTGAATGGTGTGCATGAAGTGAACTCTTTTGAATTATGTTATCATGCAATTCATGTCGCAAATTCAGATGGTcctaaatgttttatatt GAACGATACAAAAGCAAATATTGACAAACTCAAACCATTTACATTATATCAGTTTAAAGTAAGGGCCattcaaaataatacaaaCCAAAGCAATTTTTATAGCGAATCTGTAGAATGTTATACGAATGAAGATA tCCCTGGCAAAGTAGAAGAAGTACAATGgtttttagtaaataatacaaaagtacGAATTGCATGGAAGGAACCAAGTAATATAAATGGTATAATACAAAactatttcgttatatataCAATGGACTTAACGGATTCAGCTACAGCATGGAGAAATGTAACAGTACTTGGTAATAAAACATCGACAACTTTACCTGGTCTAACTCCAGGAAAACGGTATTTTGTCATGGTTCAAGCTATGACAAAGGCCGGTTATGGTAAACCGTCAGATCCTATAATCATTATTACTGGCGGTTCATCAAAGGTACCAAGTCCTCCAGATGAACAAAAACCACCACAAAATACAAAACCTGATCAGAGTCTTG gTGTAATTCTTGGTGTAAGCATAAGTATTggatttattacaatttgcCTGTGCAGTATATACTGTCGAAAAAAATGTGAGAATGCTCGTATTTTGAGAGAAAGTGCGCAATCTACAAAAGGTCGTGCTTCGGTACGAAATGGAAATAGATGTTGCGCGGATCAGTCTTCTACATCAGTGAGTCAACAGATGAATACCAGAATAACGCCTAATGAAATTGAACTTGCTGTTCTTTGTCCCACATCTCCAATCACAACTAACCCACATTTAGACACGAAA GGTGGCAAATCTAATGGAATTCTTGAATCTTGTGTAAAAGAGCCTTTATTACCATCATGGGAAATAAATGGTGAACCGAAAGATATtcatataacaaaaaattgtcAG TACAAAACAATGGACAGTGTTGTCTTAAGTACACAAAAACAAGAACAAGAGCCAGAACAAGATTTAGATGGCACACAGCTTACGGTGGTCAATTGTACTTTAGGCAGTAGCAATAGcagtttaaataataattctggTTGTCCAGATGGAGATACGTCCTTACCAAAacctatatgtatatctgtTCCGGCGCTTGGACCAAATGGATGA
- the LOC122566716 gene encoding cell division cycle protein 16 homolog, with translation MARQSVDADCEKMHNLLGNKNIDLDNCRKLIKSYIDLHLYSAALFWADKVVSLSNEDPKDICTLAHCMYLMKQYHRAAHLIRNRGLEKTDVMCHYLTVRSLLEAKEYNEALQVIKESEVCTNITQSGFGDRADILEDAPKNVHSSILYVKGRIYEALDNRAVATDCYKQALHCDVYSYQAFEALVQNQMLSAAEEKELLESLPFAEQCTEAEAELLRLLYESKLKKYQEPNTKQPLATCSVMGVLVTDRLLGNLDMEVTEAERLYYNCDYHKCFSLTERILKKDPYHNSCLPVHIACLVELKKTNALFYLAHKLVDLYPDMALAWFAVGCYYYSLGKSDPARRYLAKATALDRLFGPAWLAYGHSFAVENEHDQAMAAYFKASQLMKGCHLPLLYIGLECGLTNNLKLADKFFQQAQGIAPNDPFVIHEMGVISFYNLDYKTAERQFKEAMKRIQGGLKDVILPSKWEALLNNLGHTCRKMKKYGEALEYHQQALMLNPLNASTYSAVGFIHALMGNTQEAVDAFHRALGLRRDDTFTTTMLTYVMEQLIEESPPYPGAPVDIPKYEYPATEHQETDNAEPLENANNVTGSGSQDIDKLRVNLFSGWGEDSSKTEDTSDKVERNPRDVVVNYSTDISSEVEMLDSSTAHIE, from the exons atggcGCGACAGAGTGTTGATGCAGATTGCGAGAAAATGCATAATTTATTAGGCAATAAGAATATTGACTTAgataattgtagaaaattaattaaatcatacaTTGATTTG CATCTTTATAGTGCTGCTTTATTTTGGGCAGACAAAGTTGTTTCATTAAGTAATGAAGATCCTAAAGATATATGTACCTTAGCGCATTGTATGTATCTAATGAAACAATATCATAGAGCTGCTCATCTTATTAGAAATCGTGGATTGGAAAAG aCAGATGTAATGTGTCATTATCTAACAGTAAGAAGTTTGTTAGAAGCAAAAGAATACAATGAAGCATTACAGGTTATTAAAGAATCAGAAGTATGTACAAACATAACACAGTCAGGTTTTGGAGATCGTGCAGATATATTAGAAGATGCACCAAAAAAT GTACACAGTTCAATATTGTATGTGAAAGGAAGAATATATGAAGCTTTAGATAATAGGGCAGTAGCAACTGACTGTTACAAACAAGCTCTACATTGTGATGTATATTCATATCAAGCATTTGAAGCATTAGTTCAAAATCAAATGCTTTCAGCTGCTGAAG aaaAGGAACTTCTGGAATCTCTTCCCTTTGCTGAACAATGCACAGAAGCTGAAGCAGAGCTCTTACGACTATTATATgaaagtaaattgaaaaaatatcaagaacCAAATACAAAACAACCACTTGCAACATGTAGTGTTATGGGAGTTCTTGTCACAGATAGATTATTAGGTAATTTGGATATGGAAGTTACAGAAGCAGAGAGATTGTATTATAATTGTGATTATCACAAATGTTTCTCTCTCACAGAAAG aatattaaaaaaagatccATATCATAATTCATGCTTACCAGTACATATTGCCTGTTTAGTAGAACTAAAAAAAACTAATG CTTTATTCTATTTAGCACATAAATTAGTTGACTTATATCCAGACATGGCCTTAGCATGGTTTGCTGTTGgatgttattattatagtcTAG GAAAAAGTGATCCAGCACGAAGATATTTAGCAAAAGCCACAGCACTGGACAGATTATTCGGTCCTGCTTGGTTAGCTTATGGTCATTCCTTTGCAGTAGAAAATGAACATGATCAGGCAATGGCTGCTTATTTTAAGGCTTCTCAATTAATGAAAGGTTGTCACCTGCCACTTTTATATATTGGACTTGAATGCGGATTAACAAATAATCTTAAATTGGCTGACAAGTTTTTCCAACAGGCTCAAGGAATAGCTCCAAACGATCCATTTGTTATACACGAGATGGgagttatatctttttataatttaga TTACAAAACTGCTGAACGGCAGTTTAAGGAAGCCATGAAAAGAATTCAAGGTGGTCTAAAGGATGTTATTCTACCTAGTAAATGGGAGGCACTTTTAAATAACTTGGGTCATACTtgtagaaaaatgaagaaatacgGAGAGGCGTTAGAATATCATCAACag GCATTAATGTTAAATCCATTAAATGCATCAACTTATTCAGCAGTGGGTTTCATTCATGCATTAATGGGAAATACACAAGAAGCTGTTGATGCTTTTCATAGAGCTCTTGGACTTAGGAGGGATGATACTTTCACAACAACTATGTTAACTTATGTTATGGAACAACTTATAGAAGAATCGCCCCCTTATCCTG GTGCACCAGTTGATATTCCAAAATATGAGTACCCTGCAACTGAACATCAAGAAACAGATAATGCAGAACCTTtagaaaatgcaaataatGTAACTGGGTCAGGAAGTCAagatattgataaattaagagtaaatttattttccggATGGGGAGAAGATTCCAGTAAAACTGAAGATACTTCTGATAAAGTGGAACGCAATCCGCGAGACGTAGTTGTGAATTATTCCACTGACATTAGTTCCGAAGTTGAAATGTTGGATTCATCGACTGCTCATATAGAATAG
- the LOC122566712 gene encoding protogenin-like isoform X1 has protein sequence MAARVLLLSILFTEVLKPAYAAGVKEIGTGLHNKNVSKSESFNISPTKSSGITLEIQPSGHVILGKKGVTLTCITGPNQNISWLHNGIPAPPCGIARCTILKNGSLHLHKMVQKFKEKNSTTVNFKDYYKDEYRCVTRTNLGLLRSSPTFIHIAELAHVFKKSPENITVQEGEIARLSCLIDSVPFPPNITWQHNEKILLPNQSNLNSKYIMVPPGVLYIKATKLSDAGSYRCIVNNEFLKKTKKSKEAKLTVISRPEGNGSHIPPLLFPQISYNHWLLNGSNLSLVCAASGYPPPLMMWSFIPRYTGNHNVAQPRILLNSSIGINILSLVNVSASNAGVYVCSVKNFVTNNVKIQNVTVDILIPPSFVKIPTNQVCPNGRTARFECQAQGLPVPKIYWLKDSLNITINGRRTIYTKEFNKMELAISATVPSDSGIYQCVAVNSVGEIWAAGRLQVNTSRNSPAAPTSLKCRALSPVKIFISWEPPKSLSHSSIKAYTVHYSPVEGGKEEVSPPEPGNSTSVEVTKLLEPYTNYSFYIRVWNNYGPSDQSATILCSTAPSVPKGAPKVNANILSSTKLNVSWEPLPKKESRGVVVQYKLQLRLHEHPSSRVLHLPADVDSYVFSDLIPGAQYDLRVLARTKQGWPNVSESQLEWITVTMPPAESNQFIIKNVVDVQVLIINASIVKMKWKINVRENNIIETEFDLWQIYCENQSGHKLATIFLPQNVTEYVFTNLDVNVSYTMGLCMISSGETTGCLTKQIHTIQLDTNNVPMALEAIPVSPTSINVTWSLNGVHEVNSFELCYHAIHVANSDGPKCFILNDTKANIDKLKPFTLYQFKVRAIQNNTNQSNFYSESVECYTNEDIPGKVEEVQWFLVNNTKVRIAWKEPSNINGIIQNYFVIYTMDLTDSATAWRNVTVLGNKTSTTLPGLTPGKRYFVMVQAMTKAGYGKPSDPIIIITGGSSKVPSPPDEQKPPQNTKPDQSLGVILGVSISIGFITICLCSIYCRKKCENARILRESAQSTKGRASVRNGNRCCADQSSTSVSQQMNTRITPNEIELAVLCPTSPITTNPHLDTKGGKSNGILESCVKEPLLPSWEINGEPKDIHITKNCQYKTMDSVVLSTQKQEQEPEQDLDGTQLTVVNCTLGSSNSSLNNNSGCPDGDTSLPKPICISVPALGPNG, from the exons ATGGCGGCGCGAGTACTTTTACTGAGCATCTTGTTTACAGAAGTGCTAAAGCCCGCTTATGCCGCAG GTGTCAAAGAAATTGGAACTGGTCTACATAACAAAAACGTGTCAAAATCAGAAAGTTTCAACATTAGCCCAACCAAAAGTTCTGGCATAACATTAGAAATTCAACCCAGTGGTCATGTGATATTAGGAAAAAAAGGAGTTACACTTACTTGTATAACTGGAccaaatcaaaatatttcttggtTACACAATGGAATACCTGCACCACCATGTGGTATTGCACGTTGTACTATTCTCAAGAATGGTTCTCTTCACTTACATAAG aTGGTGCaaaagtttaaagaaaaaaactcTACTACAGTTAACTTTAAAGATTATTACAAAGATGAATATCGTTGTGTAACACGTACTAATTTAGGGCTTCTACGATCATCTCCTACATTTATTCACATAGCAG aaCTTGCCCATGTATTTAAAAAGTCACCAGAAAATATAACTGTACAAGAAGGTGAAATTGCAAGATTATCTTGTTTAATAGATAGTGTTCCTTTTCCTCCTAATATCACATGGCAgcataatgaaaaaatattgttgcCCAATCAGAGTAATTTAAA TAGTAAGTATATAATGGTACCACCAGGTGTTCTGTATATAAAAGCAACGAAGTTATCAGATGCTGGTTCATATAG ATGCATAGTAAATAATGAATTCCTAAAGAAAACCAAAAAAAGTAAGGAAGCaaaattaactgttatttcacGACCAGAGGGTAATGGATCACATATACCACCATTGTTATTTCCACAAATTTCATACAATCATTGGTTGTTAAATGGATCGAATCTTAGTTTAGTATGTGCTGCATCTGGATATCCACCGCCACTTATGATGTGGTCATTTATTCCTCGCTATACTG gTAATCATAATGTTGCACAACCTCGCATTTTGCTTAATTCTAGTATTGGTATTAACATATTGTCACTAGTAAATGTGAGTGCATCTAATGCAGGAGTTTATGTATGTTCTGTAAAGAACTTTGTTACAAATAATGTGAAGATTCAA AATGTAACAGTGGATATATTAATACCACCATCATTTGTGAAGATACCTACAAATCAAGTATGTCCAAATGGGAGAACCGCAAGATTTGAATGTCAAGCACAAGGGTTACCTGTGCCTAAAATATACTGGTTAAAAGATTCATtgaatataacaattaatG GACGTAGGACTATatatacaaaagaatttaataagatGGAACTTGCAATATCAGCAACAGTTCCATCTGATTCTGGTATTTATCAATGTGTTGCTGTAAATTCTGTGGGAGAAATTTGGGCCGCAGGTCGGCTTCAAGTAAACACATCTCGTAATAGTCCTGCTGCACCTACCTCTTTaaaatgtcgtgctctgtcacccgttaaaatttttatttcctggGAACCACCAAAGTCTCTATCACATAGCAGTATTAAAGCTTATACCGTCCATTATAGTCCCGTAG AAGGAGGCAAAGAAGAAGTTTCTCCACCTGAACCGGGCAATTCTACGTCAGTAGAAGTGACGAAGCTTCTTGAACCATATACTAATTATTCCTTCTACATACGAGTGTGGAACAATTATGGTCCTAGCGATCAATCAGCCACCATTTTGTGTTCTACAGCCCCAAGTG TTCCTAAAGGTGCACCAAAAGTAAACGCGAATATACTTAGTAGTACAAAGTTAAATGTATCATGGGAGCCATTACCTAAAAAGGAGTCTCGTGGTGTTGTGgtacaatataaattacagtTGAGACTGCATGAACATCCATCTTCTCGGGTTCTTCATTTACCCGCTGACGTGGATTCTTATGTATTTTCTG ATTTAATACCTGGAGCACAATACGACCTACGAGTACTAGCCAGAACAAAACAAGGTTGGCCTAACGTGAGCGAATCGCAATTGGAGTGGATTACTGTAACTATGCCACCAGCTGAATCtaatcaatttattatcaaaaatgtTGTGGATGTAcaagtattaataataaatgcttCAATTGTAAAG atgaaatggaaaataaatgttaGGGAAAATAACATAATTGAAACGGAATTTGATCTTTGGCAAATTTATTGTGAAAATCAAAGTGGACATAAATTAGCAACTATTTTTTTACCACAAAATGTTACAGAATATGTATTTACTAATCTTG ATGTAAATGTTTCTTATACAATGGGCTTATGTATGATAAGTTCTGGTGAAACAACAGGCTGTTTAACAAAACAAATACATACTATTCAACTTGATACAA aTAATGTACCAATGGCCTTGGAAGCAATTCCTGTTTCACCTACTTCCATAAATGTTACATGGTCCTTGAATGGTGTGCATGAAGTGAACTCTTTTGAATTATGTTATCATGCAATTCATGTCGCAAATTCAGATGGTcctaaatgttttatatt GAACGATACAAAAGCAAATATTGACAAACTCAAACCATTTACATTATATCAGTTTAAAGTAAGGGCCattcaaaataatacaaaCCAAAGCAATTTTTATAGCGAATCTGTAGAATGTTATACGAATGAAGATA tCCCTGGCAAAGTAGAAGAAGTACAATGgtttttagtaaataatacaaaagtacGAATTGCATGGAAGGAACCAAGTAATATAAATGGTATAATACAAAactatttcgttatatataCAATGGACTTAACGGATTCAGCTACAGCATGGAGAAATGTAACAGTACTTGGTAATAAAACATCGACAACTTTACCTGGTCTAACTCCAGGAAAACGGTATTTTGTCATGGTTCAAGCTATGACAAAGGCCGGTTATGGTAAACCGTCAGATCCTATAATCATTATTACTGGCGGTTCATCAAAGGTACCAAGTCCTCCAGATGAACAAAAACCACCACAAAATACAAAACCTGATCAGAGTCTTG gTGTAATTCTTGGTGTAAGCATAAGTATTggatttattacaatttgcCTGTGCAGTATATACTGTCGAAAAAAATGTGAGAATGCTCGTATTTTGAGAGAAAGTGCGCAATCTACAAAAGGTCGTGCTTCGGTACGAAATGGAAATAGATGTTGCGCGGATCAGTCTTCTACATCAGTGAGTCAACAGATGAATACCAGAATAACGCCTAATGAAATTGAACTTGCTGTTCTTTGTCCCACATCTCCAATCACAACTAACCCACATTTAGACACGAAA GGTGGCAAATCTAATGGAATTCTTGAATCTTGTGTAAAAGAGCCTTTATTACCATCATGGGAAATAAATGGTGAACCGAAAGATATtcatataacaaaaaattgtcAG TACAAAACAATGGACAGTGTTGTCTTAAGTACACAAAAACAAGAACAAGAGCCAGAACAAGATTTAGATGGCACACAGCTTACGGTGGTCAATTGTACTTTAGGCAGTAGCAATAGcagtttaaataataattctggTTGTCCAGATGGAGATACGTCCTTACCAAAacctatatgtatatctgtTCCGGCGCTTGGACCAAATGGATGA